One genomic segment of Mangifera indica cultivar Alphonso chromosome 6, CATAS_Mindica_2.1, whole genome shotgun sequence includes these proteins:
- the LOC123219116 gene encoding coatomer subunit zeta-1-like: MESCPSIKNILLLDSEGKRVAVKYYSGDWPTNAAKEAFEKLVFTKTQKTNARTEAEITMLESNIIVYKFVQDLHFFVTGDEDENELILATVLQGFFDAVGLLLRGNVDKKEALENLDLILLCLDEIVDGGIILETDANVIAGKVASHSMDAGAPLSEQTISQALATAREHLTRSLLK, translated from the exons G gaGTCGTGTCCTTCCATAAAGAATATTCTCCTCCTGGATTCTGAAGGGAAACGTGTAGCTGTCAAGTATTACTCAGGTGATTGGCCAACCAATGCTGCAAAGGAAGCTTTTGAGAAATTGGTATTTACTAAGACGCAGAAGACCAATGCTCGGACTGAAG CGGAGATAACTATGTTGGAAAGCAACATTATTGTTTACAAGTTTGTTCAAGATCTTCACTTTTTTGTTACCggggatgaagatgaaaatgagcTGATCTTGGCCACAGTTCTTCAGGGTTTTTTTGATGCAGTTGGCCTTCTCCTAAG AGGTAATGTAGACAAGAAGGAGGCTCTTGAGAACTTAGATCTCATTTTGTTATGCCTTGATGAAATTGTTGATGGCGG TATTATTCTTGAAACGGATGCAAATGTTATCGCGGGGAAGGTTGCAAGTCATAGTATGGATGCTGGAGCTCCTTTATCTGAGCAG acaATTAGTCAAGCATTGGCCACTGCTCGGGAACATTTAACAAGATCCCTTCTTAAGTGA